The genomic DNA CAGTGCCGTTCTCGACGTGTCGGGCTCCACCCGCCGCATCTCCGACGAGCTCTCCAGACTCAGGACCAGTGGGCGGGGCATTGCCGACGGAAACGGCGTCTTCCTCCGCTACGCTGACTACGGCGCCACGCAACTGCGGTGGATTGACGCCCAGCTCGCCGCCGCCACCCGACTGGCCAACGCCGCCTCGGAGGTGGAGGACTCGGACATGCAGCTCGCCCTGCTGCGCCTCACCGGCCCACGGCTGGAAGCCGCCATGATGGGCGCGCTCCTACTCGCTGTCTGGCTCGATCTCATCCACCTCGCCGATGCCGTGCTCACCCAGCACCTCTACAGCGAGGAGAGGATGTTCGCGGACATGTGGCGCTGGCAGGAGATGCTCGAGCCCGCCATGACAGCGCTCTCCTCACTGGAGGCCGGGCAGGTGGAGGCCGCGGCGCAAGACGTCCCCGTGCTTGTAGGCCACCTCACGGGCGAACTCGCCGCGACCCTCGAAACCATGCGCAAGGGGGCGGAGAACGTCGCGAAGGTGCTGGTGCTCAAGGAGGCCATCGAGGCGCTCTCTCTGCTCTCGGCGTTGAGGTTCTCACTGCCCTCGGTGCCTCCATCCGCTCCCGCCCTGCTCGGCATTGGCCTCTCGGTGGGCGGCGACGGCCCGATGATGGGCACGCGGATGGTCGTGTCCGCCGAGTGGGTGGAGATGATGCGTCAGTTGGTGCGGGCGGGCGTCCTCTCCCCGCCCGTCGTCAGCGCCGCAATCCGGATTCAGGCAGGCCAGGTGATGCTGGCTCAGGCGCACGGCGAGCTGCCGCGGGGCGTGCGAGAGGCCCTGGGCGATGGACCCGAGGTGGGAGCCATGCGCGAGACGGGCAAGGCGGGGGCTGGCATGGCCGAGCCGCCGCGGCACCACGTCCTGCCCAAGGAGTTCCGCGAGTGGTTCGAGAAGCGCGGCTTCACCGGCGAGATGGACATCGACCAGTTCTGCGTCAAGTTGGAGCAGGCGCACCACGAGGCCATCCACGGTGGTGGCGACTGGAAGCTGGGCCGCGCATGGCCCGGCGAATGGAACCAGATAATCATGGAGGTGTTGGGAAGAGCCGAGTCCAGAGCGGGCCGGATGTTGACGCGGAACGAGATCCTGAAGATCGTCGCGGGGCGCATGGAGGCGTACTACATCCCGATGAATTTCATCCCGTGGAGAGGGCCATGAGCGACAGACATCCTTTTCAGGGCAACTGGGTGGCACGCCTGTATGAGCGTGTCCGCGAGCGCGGTTACGACTCACTCACGGCCTTCGCCGAGGCGCGCCCCACCGCCTCGCTGGTGGCTCTGGCCAAGGAGCTTGGTCCGGACGACGTCGCAGGAGTGCAGGTGTTCAAAGGACTGGTGGCCGAAGCAGAGCGGAACAATCAGGTCACACGCATTGTGCGCGGACAACTCGTGCGAGAACTGTGGGCGTGTCTCCCAAACGGCTGGCCGGCCGTGCTCGACGACGCGAACCGTTTCGACGTCGCCCATGCACTCGGCGCGTGGGTTGCCTTCACCCCGGAGACCCATAAGGAGCGCGCCGACAAGGCCGGCGATGCACTCCTCGCTACACCACCGCCGCCCGGATGGCTCCCCCTCGGGCCAAACGACGAGTTGCTGCGCACGCTCCTGCCCGATGAAACAGTCTAGCCCCAAGTCTTGGTCGAGCCGGATCTCTGTGCTGGCAACGCCTACTCGGGGTGTAGAGCGACAGCAAGATTGACCCCTTTCCGAGGCCTCCACACCAGGGAGGTCACCTCGAGGGGAGAAACTGTAACCAGGAGTTCAAGGACTGCGAGGAGGCGCACGAAGAGGCAGCGCGCCAAAGAGACAAGAAAATTGAGTTCCCTCGCATGAATGAAGCACTGGGATGGCTCAGGGCACACAAAACAGAGGTAGCCATCGGAACCATTGTCACTGTCGCTGGTGTAGCCTTTGTCGTGACGACAGGCGGCTCTGGAGCGCTGCTTCTGGTTCCCCTCGCGCTCTAGCCAAGGCATATCAATGAAATACAACCACAACTTCGATATCGACTCCGTCTTCGAAGCCCTGCGCACCATCAACGAGCAATACGCAGAAGGCTCACCCGAGGACGAAGCACTTCGCATCGCCTCAGTGGCACTATTCTACGTTCGTGAAAAGCAGAAGCTCGACGATTACCGCGAATTCTTCCGATCGTTCTACACTCCCGCCATTGATTACATCGTCGTTGCCCAGACGTTCGCGACCCGAGAAGAGGCGGACCAGTGGCTCGAAGGAGGAATGGCGAAGGACGGAGATCTCGTCAGGATCTCGGGTCAGGGCTTCCAGGTCATGCCGGTTCGAAAAGGAACGGGC from Melittangium boletus DSM 14713 includes the following:
- a CDS encoding DUF2380 domain-containing protein; this encodes MRADLPRARWSGLLLAMALLSTGCVSLTPPSGRGMSLRYTPREPVPPVSAAGPGVESPHALPAPPGPETPQRMHQRRASREEVTTVAPDSARRGAWQRALAAQLAFRSAVLDVSGSTRRISDELSRLRTSGRGIADGNGVFLRYADYGATQLRWIDAQLAAATRLANAASEVEDSDMQLALLRLTGPRLEAAMMGALLLAVWLDLIHLADAVLTQHLYSEERMFADMWRWQEMLEPAMTALSSLEAGQVEAAAQDVPVLVGHLTGELAATLETMRKGAENVAKVLVLKEAIEALSLLSALRFSLPSVPPSAPALLGIGLSVGGDGPMMGTRMVVSAEWVEMMRQLVRAGVLSPPVVSAAIRIQAGQVMLAQAHGELPRGVREALGDGPEVGAMRETGKAGAGMAEPPRHHVLPKEFREWFEKRGFTGEMDIDQFCVKLEQAHHEAIHGGGDWKLGRAWPGEWNQIIMEVLGRAESRAGRMLTRNEILKIVAGRMEAYYIPMNFIPWRGP
- a CDS encoding NUDIX hydrolase — translated: MSDRHPFQGNWVARLYERVRERGYDSLTAFAEARPTASLVALAKELGPDDVAGVQVFKGLVAEAERNNQVTRIVRGQLVRELWACLPNGWPAVLDDANRFDVAHALGAWVAFTPETHKERADKAGDALLATPPPPGWLPLGPNDELLRTLLPDETV